GATCCAGACCTCCGTTGTCTGGTGGTTGAGCACGATGTCGTCGGGGTGCGGCAGGAGGTCGGGTGGCGGCATACCCTGCCGGCGATGTTCGGCGATCTGCGCTTCCCCCTGCACCTTCAGCTTCTCCAGTCGGGCAAACCGCTCGAGACGGGCGCGGAAGTGACGCTCCTCCTTCCGCTCCAGATACTCGATGGCGTAGCGCTGGGTGAGACGGTTGCCCTTGAGTGCGGACATGATCATGGCGCGGACGACAGCCTGTAATGCCGGGAGTTCCACCTCCTTGCCATTCTCCCGGAACTTCAGCAGGCGATAGGCCTCCTCCTGCAGGAAGGCATCCGCCGGCGCGTCCGAAAGCTGGATGGGTTTCGGCTTCGGCTTCTTCGGCCGGCCACGCGGATTGCCGGACTGGCCTTTCCTGAACCGCGTCGACCTGGGCGGCTTG
Above is a genomic segment from Minwuia thermotolerans containing:
- a CDS encoding DUF5681 domain-containing protein, which codes for KPPRSTRFRKGQSGNPRGRPKKPKPKPIQLSDAPADAFLQEEAYRLLKFRENGKEVELPALQAVVRAMIMSALKGNRLTQRYAIEYLERKEERHFRARLERFARLEKLKVQGEAQIAEHRRQGMPPPDLLPHPDDIVLNHQTTEVWINGPEFPEEVAVFEHVAELRNLALMQSALWDKTSEARKNPPKGEGICAALFFATLTDTVLPRRFRWRDGEAVGLMMDYAGMTRRDLERRYAIENDRLMRAKPEVSLVSLAMQTEIDRLSAEFFDRLRRAGAEGGG